The following is a genomic window from Doryrhamphus excisus isolate RoL2022-K1 chromosome 3, RoL_Dexc_1.0, whole genome shotgun sequence.
CAGCGTTCATCTGGCCCGAGGAGGCTTCTCTTCCTCGGCTTCTTGCAGTGAGATCGTGCGGGTGGTCAATTATAGCTGTCCCCTGAGTCTTCTTGGTGAGCCTGGGAGCTTCTTGTAGTGCTGCCTCTTGCTAGGCAGCTTGGAACCAGCCAAGAGCACTGAGAATTCACTCTCTTTATGTTCAATTAGGCCCTGCCCTTGTTCCACCCTTTCTTCATGGGTCCTCCCAGAGGGAGGTGACTTTCAGTCCGGTACTTTCCCAGTTCCCGCCTTTCTCCGCCCAAAAGGTGGTCCTTTTCTCTGGAAGGGACTTTCCcttgtgacctttggcctaGTTAGATGGTTTTGTGATATTGGAGCTCATAACGGCAGTTTAATGACATCTGTTCATAACATTCCTACTTATTCTTTCATACAGTCATGCAATCATGTTGTTACAACTTTGATCATAGGACATTTGTTCATGAATCATCACATGTATTTGATCAACACATTAATAAGTGCCTAGCGAAGCGATAGTTGCAAGGGTTCCTGTGGTGGTGTAAagcaagtatgtgtgtgttgttcccTATAAATGCACATGTCTGACATGGTATCGATtaacttgtgttttatgtaGTTACCTGTCTAAAAGCGATAGATGAGCATGTTGGACTGTTTCTGTTTCCTGATCGTTACAACTTGAATCGACTTAAATCACACTTTGTCTACCTCTGGTGTACAGTTTGTAGATTACACCTCCTCCTACCGGCCCTTGGACTGAGGTGTCTTTCCAGGTCACTTGACACCCCCTCCAGGAATCCGCTTTGTTACCCTTAACTATGTCGGATTATTACAGTGTGACCGGGAAGTTGTATGAAAGTCCACATAGAACAGTCCAGCGGATGCATGAAGTTGATCCTCAGAGGCCCTGGTCCCCGAGACCCCCAGGGCGGAGGGGATTGACGACCTGGACCGGACGTGGCTCCTCATCTTGACCCGCTGGTAGGGGACCTTCCTCACGCTTTCGTGCTGCCGCCTTGTCGAGGGCCTCGAGTAGGGCCCTGGCCACGGACATGGAACGGAGGACATCATCCACCACCTGCTCCACAGCAGGATGCAATGGAGAAGGGATCGGTGAAAGCGGAGGGGACTCAGGTTCCTCGGCGGAGGGTCCCCTGTCGTCGTCCTCTGGCTCAGGCTCCGGAGTGCAAGGCCCCCTTCTGGTAGAGACGTTCTCGGGTGCGCTGGTTGTATGGCGAGGGTCGCCGTCGTGCACGATGGTCACCTTGCCCTCAGCGTCCTCTTTGGCCACGATGGTACCGTTTTGGCGCCGTACTGCCTTGGCAGGAGATCCCACGCTTGGCCGGTCCTCCTCCACCGCCCTAGCCTCGACTGGGCGACTGAGAAGGGACTTGGCCGGCAGCGGCTGATCGTAGGGGCCCAGGCCGATGCACATCCCGCACTCCAGATGTGTTGATGTGGTGAGCCTGCCATCGGGGTACCGCCAGGTGGAATGGTAGACCCCCTCGAATTGGCCAAGCACGTGGTTGTTCTGGGTTCTCCACACCCTCCTCCGCTGGAGGACGCCTCCATACACTCGTTGGATTTCTGCGGCTCTGGATTGCACCATACAGAACGGGGTGCATCTCATCTCCTCCAGGGGTAGCTCTAGGGTTGCTTTGCGATATACCCCATTAGGGGTTTGGTCATTAGCGACAGACCAGTTGTAATAACACCTCTGGTAGGGGAAACAGCAAAATCCCCAGAAGGTGTTGTCCTTCACCCAGGCGAAGTCCATGTCGTTGTCCCCACAGGACAGGCATCTGGGTTCAGTCTATGGGTTGTAGAAAAGGATCTTTAACAGTCGTTCAGCACGCtcaggaaagaagaaaaaggaaaaaggaaaaagagaCACGCTTGATGTTGTTTTAGCGTGTTGCTCGTGGCGAAAGGGTAACATGCCAGGTCGCCGTCGACACCCTGGGTGAAAGGGGTCTAGGGTGCCCTGCCACTCGTTGAGCAGTAACCGGGAAGAAGGCAGCATAAGTCATGAACCAGGCAACCAAACAGAGCTGACTGACTAGGTCTACCCAAATTTAGAGCGGCCAATATGCCCCATCCTATCCCCCAGCCCACCAGGGCTCCTGTTCTTAGCCACCATTCTCGCTTCCCTAGGGTAAGGCCAGCTACGAGGCTTGTTATGCGGACTAGGAGAAGGGTTATTATCAGGCCTTCCAGCGCTAACGTAGCGTAGAGTATAGGGACTATGAATGCGGAGGCTATGTCCATTCCAACCCAGATTAGGAGTAGGGCTACTTTTCCTTTCCCCATCCAGGTGGTAACATCAATGGGGATGCGGCTCATCAGGTACACCACAAAGAGGCCTAACCCTAGGCATCGTATTCTGTACAAAAGCCGTAGAGCCACTACCTTGCCTATCATCAGGATAGCAACTACAATTCTAAGGGGTTGAAACCCATTCCATATCCCCATACATCCGTACATAGCCCAACATGAAAATAGGATCCAAAATTCTGTCTCACTTACATTTGGTATGGCCCCAAGTACCGCAGGTCCTGGGAGGGTTGTTTCGTTTTGGGGTctaatgctgctgctgctgctgttgccagAGTCCATGGTTAAGCTTGCTTACCTTCTCTTACCCGGTACTTGCTCTAGTGATCTCGAGGATCAGACTGTGCTGGGGTGCTCCCAGCTGCTTCTTTTATGGACAGCTTGGCTCCTCCCTCGACTCCTCCCTCGGATGTCCGGTGAGTCAGCTTCCTCTTTTGCTCAGCCAGCTGCTGATTGGTTACTGGCAGCACCGCCTTCCAACTGAGGGCGGGGCTATGGGTCACATCCTCTTTTGGTGGCGCAGTCTTGTGTTGGCTGCGGGCGTGAAGGGTGTCCCAGCCTGTTCTCTCCTTCTCCCTCAGGACTCTGATTCCTCCTCTGATCAGTAGTGGTAGCATGACAGCGGCAAAGATGATCCCTGCTGCCAGCAGCAGCCATGGCCACAACTTGGCCAGCAGGCCGCCGATCCATCCCCCCACTGTGGAGGCCACGCCATCTGCCAGTCCGACTACTCTTTCGACCACTGCCCCTGCTGCCTTGGCGAATACTTTCCCCGTCACTTCGATCAGAGTGCACTCGTGCTCCAGAGCACGGCTGCCGCAGTGTAGCCAGTGCTCGCTGGGGGAGTAGCAAGTCCCTTCGTTGTACAGATGATTGGGTCCTAACCACTCGAAGCCGGAGATCTCTTGGCCTTTGCAGAGGTTCTGTCGGAAAGCATGTCCTTCGGCTAGGAGGAAAGCTGCGTTGCCCACTTCAGGCAACACCTCCAGCCATCCTCTTGATCTGTTTGCAATCCCTGGCCCTGTCATCTTAGCCAGGCAGTGTGCCTGTGCCTGTGGTTGAAAGGCTCGTTTCCATCCTTCATGATGTTTCTCCCATCTAGCCCCTagctcaggggtcagcaacccacggctccagagccgcatgtggctcttcagcctctttgttgtggctcccgtcacattgctcaagtatttttttttaacacccgaatggggaaaatacgcatctttgaAAAAAATCCGACTTTCCAGACCAAGACTACTTGATcaactctgaactactttgataccccaaaattccctccaaatctggcagtcaatcaaaatcttgggagactcgcaattcgcTCTGAATGTGAGCAcgtctctcattcattcattcattcattttctaccgcttatattgacgagggtcacgggggtgctggagcctatcccagctgtcttcgggcgagaggcggcgtacaccctggactggtggccagccaatcacagggcacatatagacaaacaaccattcacactcacattcatacctatggacaatttggagtggccaattaacctagcatgtttttggaatgtgggaggaaaccggagtacccggagaaaatccacgcatgcacggggagaacatgcaaactccacacagagatggccgagggtggaattgaaccctggtctcctagctgtgaggtctgcgcgctagccacttgagcacgtctctgctgtttttaaatgatgttttgcggctccagtctatttttctttagtgagccagggggtaaaatggctcttttgattgtaaaggttgccgacccctgctctagctgGTAGGTGTCGACTTGGTGTCGAATCATTGCGGTAGTGTATGCCACCATACCATTTCCAGGCCGGGATTGCCCTGCAATCGCCTCGGGCTAAGGTTACTTCACAGATGGTCTCATCCGTGTTGCACTGCATCTTCCAGGGTTGAGGCTGTACTGCTATCGGAGGGTTCTGTCCCTGATAGAGCGTGCGCTCCCTAGAGTAAACAGTGTCTATGTACTGGTAGTCAGAAGCTGTGAGGCATGGTAGAACGCACATCTGGACCTCCTTAGGATTTAATCCCCACCAAGTATGTGTCTCATCCCGGTGGAATGAGACACATGCTTGTAGGATACCTTTCATAGTCCCGTTCTTCACTAAGTCCCCACAGTCATAGAGCCACTGGGGGATTATCCCTTCTTGGACTTCATTCAGTGTGCAACGAGGTGATGCGCCGTTTTTCCACCATACAGTCCCGTTCAGGCTTTCATAGGCTTTCTTGACCACACAGCGGTCGATCTTGTTGAAGTCGTCCTTACCCACCCCTTTCAGGTCGTCAG
Proteins encoded in this region:
- the LOC131126550 gene encoding uncharacterized protein LOC131126550, coding for MDFAWVKDNTFWGFCCFPYQRCYYNWSVANDQTPNGVYRKATLELPLEEMRCTPFCMVQSRAAEIQRVYGGVLQRRRVWRTQNNHVLGQFEGVYHSTWRYPDGRLTTSTHLECGMCIGLGPYDQPLPAKSLLSRPVEARAVEEDRPSVGSPAKAVRRQNGTIVAKEDAEGKVTIVHDGDPRHTTSAPENVSTRRGPCTPEPEPEDDDRGPSAEEPESPPLSPIPSPLHPAVEQVVDDVLRSMSVARALLEALDKAAARKREEGPLPAGQDEEPRPVQVVNPLRPGGLGDQGL